A genomic segment from Nitrosopumilus sp. K4 encodes:
- a CDS encoding 6-bladed beta-propeller, which yields MQKTAFVIFTFSVVLLAVGMSQNSYALGDYDFLTSWGSFGIVQEGQFSHPQYLAVDSQGNVYVTDLGNKRVQKFSSTGEFQTMWGNSGKLPGEFHYPSGIAVDENSVFVADRDLNRIQKFDHDGNFVSEWGTKGIYEGQFLFPNGIVVSNNFVYVVDTGNQRIQKFTTDGEFVSSFGSSGIGEGQFLTALGIDVDDEGNIYVSDRGNGKIEKFDSDGNHIKSLQYYGANYVFSPEGIVLDSNNEIFVINSATDRILHLDQESMYLDIFAQNGPYSDVFAMPNDLALGINGELFVIDSAQHHVKLFETEFYVEPEIVEVEVIEEPVVNLEDKEKPDITAPPNMTVDAEGILTYVDFGEPVATDESGIKTILNNAPDGLPLGVTTIMWIAFDNAGNSAHAYQTITVNACGKFYSEYNKIHGTSEDDVIQGTDLDDLIFALDGNDLVSGGLGDDCIFGGNGDDILYGHEGNDTLNGGDGNDILKGFSGHDVLNGNDGQNVGDGGDGNDHCYFSEDELTINCE from the coding sequence TTGCAAAAAACTGCCTTTGTTATTTTCACATTTTCTGTAGTGTTGTTAGCAGTAGGAATGTCTCAAAACTCCTATGCTTTGGGCGATTATGATTTTCTAACTTCATGGGGTTCTTTTGGAATTGTCCAAGAAGGACAGTTTTCACATCCTCAATACCTGGCAGTTGATTCTCAGGGAAATGTCTATGTCACTGATTTGGGAAACAAACGTGTCCAGAAATTTTCAAGCACTGGTGAGTTTCAAACTATGTGGGGCAATAGCGGAAAACTTCCAGGAGAATTTCATTACCCTTCAGGAATAGCAGTAGATGAAAACTCTGTATTTGTCGCAGACCGTGACTTGAATAGAATACAGAAATTTGATCATGATGGAAACTTTGTTTCAGAATGGGGTACTAAAGGAATCTATGAAGGGCAATTTCTTTTTCCAAACGGAATAGTTGTTTCAAATAATTTTGTATATGTGGTTGATACGGGTAATCAAAGAATTCAAAAATTTACAACTGATGGTGAGTTTGTCTCCTCGTTTGGTTCTAGTGGTATAGGTGAAGGTCAGTTTCTTACTGCACTAGGAATTGATGTGGATGATGAGGGAAATATCTATGTCAGTGATAGAGGCAATGGAAAAATTGAAAAGTTTGATTCAGATGGAAATCACATAAAATCTCTACAGTACTATGGTGCAAACTATGTCTTTTCCCCAGAAGGAATTGTTCTTGATTCAAACAATGAAATTTTTGTGATAAATTCTGCAACTGATAGAATATTGCACTTGGATCAAGAGTCGATGTATCTTGATATTTTTGCTCAGAATGGCCCTTACTCTGATGTGTTTGCAATGCCAAATGACTTGGCACTGGGAATAAATGGTGAATTGTTTGTGATTGACTCAGCACAACATCATGTCAAACTATTTGAAACCGAGTTTTATGTTGAACCTGAGATTGTTGAAGTTGAAGTGATTGAAGAACCAGTAGTCAATCTGGAAGATAAAGAGAAACCAGACATTACTGCTCCACCAAACATGACAGTTGACGCTGAAGGGATATTGACATATGTTGACTTTGGCGAGCCTGTGGCAACTGATGAGAGTGGAATCAAGACCATTTTGAATAATGCGCCTGATGGGTTACCATTGGGCGTGACTACCATTATGTGGATAGCCTTTGATAATGCTGGAAATTCAGCACATGCATACCAGACCATTACAGTAAATGCATGCGGGAAATTCTATTCTGAATACAACAAAATCCATGGTACTTCAGAAGACGATGTTATTCAAGGGACAGATCTTGATGATCTGATATTTGCACTTGATGGAAATGATCTTGTAAGTGGTGGATTGGGAGATGACTGTATCTTTGGCGGAAATGGCGATGATATTTTGTATGGCCATGAAGGAAATGACACACTAAATGGTGGTGATGGAAATGACATCCTCAAAGGCTTTTCTGGACATGATGTACTAAATGGAAATGATGGCCAAAACGTTGGAGATGGTGGTGATGGAAACGATCATTGCTACTTTTCAGAAGATGAGCTGACAATCAACTGCGAGTAA
- a CDS encoding ABC transporter permease, with product MNTLISDTYTIFWRELKRYKKSRSGVLIRLIQPAIWIIVIGNTFAGTQPLIQAVGFEGQYIEFMAPGVIILTAIFTSIFGGVNTLWDRRYGFMNKALTSPISRSSIALGKMLAISLIAALQASLILGIALAIGVTFPNPIMIAPIMAIVILFSLGFSGISVMVAATAKSQETFWGIINFLGMPLFMLSPALFPLELLPDWLASIAKLNPVTYTVLLVRGMMTGVTEGGISSLLSIAVICVFVLVMVGLASYVFTREVNKPF from the coding sequence ATGAACACTTTGATTTCTGATACATATACTATTTTTTGGCGAGAGCTAAAACGATACAAAAAATCACGTAGCGGTGTTTTGATAAGATTGATTCAACCTGCAATATGGATTATTGTAATTGGAAATACTTTTGCAGGAACTCAACCCTTGATACAGGCAGTTGGGTTTGAAGGACAATACATTGAATTTATGGCACCTGGTGTCATAATACTGACTGCAATATTTACAAGCATTTTTGGTGGCGTCAATACTTTGTGGGATAGGCGTTATGGTTTTATGAACAAAGCGCTAACATCGCCAATATCCCGCTCATCTATTGCGTTGGGAAAGATGCTTGCAATTTCATTAATTGCTGCACTTCAGGCTAGTCTAATTTTGGGAATTGCACTTGCAATTGGTGTTACATTTCCCAACCCGATAATGATTGCACCTATTATGGCAATTGTAATTTTGTTTTCATTGGGATTTTCTGGAATCTCTGTTATGGTTGCAGCTACTGCCAAGTCCCAAGAGACATTCTGGGGAATCATTAATTTTCTTGGAATGCCACTTTTCATGTTAAGCCCTGCCCTGTTCCCATTGGAGTTGCTTCCTGACTGGCTTGCGTCTATTGCAAAACTAAATCCTGTAACCTACACTGTTTTGCTTGTAAGGGGAATGATGACTGGGGTTACCGAAGGTGGCATATCTTCTCTTTTGAGCATTGCAGTGATCTGCGTATTTGTTCTTGTAATGGTTGGACTTGCAAGCTATGTCTTTACGCGTGAAGTAAACAAGCCTTTTTAA
- a CDS encoding ATP-binding cassette domain-containing protein, whose protein sequence is MLNSIDVKSLLKSFGTVTAVDDISFSVESGEIFGFLGPNGAGKSTTMMILTTLLKPTSGQALVSGYDVVTQAKQVRQSIGYVQQETAVDEYLTGRENLILQARLNHIPKDQINRRIDDVLELIELTDKQNDPVVTYSGGMRKRLDIAGGLLHHPKVLFLDEPTVGLDIQTRRKIWEYIKKIHTEFEMTIFLTTHYMEEADQLCDRIGIIDYGRIQVIDSPQNMKSAMGNEVITLSVDANESGDLFLSEIEKIETINKINKDHDKLVLFASKGTEVIPKIFEISSSLNVKVNSISLTQPTLDDVFISYTGHEIRDDDSGFNRRREHAKMKRLRA, encoded by the coding sequence GTGTTGAATTCTATAGATGTCAAATCCCTTTTGAAATCTTTTGGAACAGTTACTGCAGTTGATGACATTTCTTTTTCAGTAGAGAGCGGGGAGATCTTTGGATTTTTGGGACCAAATGGCGCTGGAAAAAGTACTACTATGATGATACTTACCACTTTACTCAAACCCACTTCTGGACAAGCTCTTGTATCTGGATATGACGTTGTAACTCAAGCAAAACAAGTTCGCCAAAGTATAGGCTATGTACAACAGGAAACTGCAGTTGATGAATATCTTACGGGAAGGGAAAATCTTATCTTGCAAGCAAGACTGAATCACATTCCGAAAGATCAAATCAACAGAAGAATTGATGATGTGCTTGAACTCATTGAACTGACAGACAAACAAAACGATCCTGTTGTGACGTACTCTGGAGGGATGAGAAAAAGACTAGATATTGCAGGTGGATTGTTACACCATCCAAAGGTTTTGTTCTTAGATGAGCCTACAGTTGGATTGGATATTCAAACCAGGCGTAAAATTTGGGAATATATCAAAAAAATCCACACTGAATTTGAGATGACAATATTTCTAACAACTCACTATATGGAAGAAGCTGATCAATTGTGTGATAGAATCGGTATCATTGACTATGGGAGAATTCAGGTGATTGATTCTCCACAAAACATGAAAAGCGCAATGGGAAACGAAGTAATTACTTTGTCTGTTGATGCAAATGAATCTGGAGATCTGTTTCTTTCAGAGATTGAAAAAATTGAAACCATTAATAAAATTAACAAGGACCATGACAAGCTTGTCTTGTTTGCATCAAAGGGAACAGAGGTTATTCCCAAGATTTTTGAGATATCTTCTTCTCTTAATGTAAAAGTAAATTCTATTTCTTTAACACAACCTACACTTGATGATGTCTTTATCTCGTACACTGGACATGAAATTCGAGATGATGATTCGGGATTTAACAGAAGACGTGAACACGCAAAGATGAAGAGGTTGCGAGCATGA
- a CDS encoding nitroreductase/quinone reductase family protein, translated as MTATRLSMTIDEDLFRPILTTKGRKTGNPHSVMLRAVKYNEKIYFSRHRPDGDWFKNAVANPEVIIEYKGTKHIGNAKEVKDEELSKKISELKYPGEQRAKEKRVTIEVTLDE; from the coding sequence TTGACAGCAACAAGACTGAGCATGACAATTGATGAGGATTTATTCAGACCCATCCTCACAACAAAGGGTAGAAAAACGGGAAATCCCCATTCAGTTATGCTTCGGGCAGTAAAGTACAATGAAAAAATCTATTTTTCAAGACACAGACCAGATGGGGATTGGTTCAAAAACGCAGTTGCAAATCCAGAAGTCATTATAGAGTACAAAGGCACAAAACACATTGGAAATGCAAAGGAAGTCAAAGATGAAGAGTTGTCAAAGAAAATTTCAGAATTAAAATACCCAGGTGAACAAAGAGCCAAAGAAAAAAGAGTCACAATTGAAGTTACATTAGATGAATGA
- a CDS encoding lipopolysaccharide assembly protein LapB, whose protein sequence is MVGLFTYPKRKLKKLIKEGEYVEALEYGKSLESKFTDDHDFMFIMGSIYYILEDGKKAIPYFERVLELDKNDVETLVLKTNAHLQVQQKEDAIKCCKKILELEPENYEAHGLLEKLENA, encoded by the coding sequence ATGGTAGGCTTGTTTACTTATCCAAAAAGGAAACTCAAGAAACTCATCAAAGAAGGTGAGTATGTTGAAGCTCTAGAATATGGCAAAAGCCTAGAATCAAAATTTACTGATGACCATGATTTCATGTTTATCATGGGTAGCATCTATTATATCTTGGAAGATGGAAAAAAGGCAATTCCGTATTTTGAGCGGGTACTTGAACTTGACAAAAATGATGTTGAGACCTTGGTCCTAAAAACAAATGCTCATCTTCAAGTACAGCAAAAAGAAGATGCAATAAAATGCTGCAAGAAAATTTTGGAATTAGAACCTGAAAATTATGAGGCCCATGGATTGCTTGAAAAGCTAGAAAACGCCTAA
- a CDS encoding peptidase, which yields MAIPLIAVLIFGSFSMPLASAQFQAGGVDKEGSWYAGEGLKQGDFFRYSMCHVDYKECATFEMDFWIKGDRQVGTEDKWVAEVVVYDGNKVVHGEIELGKVAPEPTGGSTELGVYRGAFKSSIAWLSAFATSYGAEGGEGPKKWTAKSWGKIGNIGGEQVIPTALETITIKSGTWDTVLITWKTGGYSSKVWLVDDFPFPIKASTLTHVSEGIPPPEYKFELLEYKENVSSSPFEGIVSTADKAAAMGCPVNYEKTQSIKKHTKNFSYQIHAFYGPENPQQGCSMQWLIKFISIYDDTEFLNQVQYDFLRVDENLKPLRSIAQDEGRQFLYSPSGQSLIDMVVDAEPGTARYVVWVYGLAPEGVVPSTPDDYLIIEVPIFAGEGSTTIPPVITPPAQNIPAWIKNNAGWWAEGAIDDNSFVQGIQFLIKEGIMKIPPTTQGAGSGSNEIPAWIKNNAGWWAEGAIDDNSFVQGIQFLIKEGIMKISS from the coding sequence ATGGCCATTCCATTAATTGCAGTTTTGATCTTCGGATCGTTTTCTATGCCATTAGCATCTGCTCAATTCCAAGCAGGTGGAGTTGACAAAGAAGGATCTTGGTATGCAGGTGAGGGCCTTAAACAAGGTGATTTTTTCCGATATTCTATGTGTCATGTTGATTACAAAGAATGCGCAACATTTGAGATGGATTTTTGGATTAAAGGCGACAGACAAGTTGGAACTGAAGATAAATGGGTTGCAGAAGTAGTTGTCTATGATGGTAACAAAGTAGTTCACGGTGAAATTGAATTAGGTAAAGTTGCACCAGAACCAACAGGTGGCTCTACCGAACTTGGTGTCTATCGAGGTGCATTCAAATCCTCAATTGCATGGCTTTCTGCTTTTGCAACATCATATGGAGCTGAAGGCGGTGAAGGTCCAAAAAAATGGACTGCAAAATCTTGGGGAAAGATTGGAAACATTGGCGGTGAACAGGTTATTCCGACAGCACTTGAAACAATTACTATAAAATCCGGAACGTGGGATACCGTGCTAATTACATGGAAGACTGGTGGATATTCAAGTAAAGTTTGGCTCGTAGATGATTTCCCATTCCCAATTAAAGCCTCAACATTAACGCATGTGTCTGAAGGAATTCCTCCACCTGAATACAAATTTGAATTATTAGAGTACAAAGAAAATGTTTCATCAAGTCCATTTGAAGGAATTGTTTCAACTGCTGACAAGGCAGCAGCTATGGGATGTCCTGTGAACTATGAGAAAACACAAAGCATCAAAAAACATACCAAAAACTTTTCTTATCAAATACATGCATTTTATGGTCCTGAAAATCCACAACAAGGATGCTCAATGCAATGGCTCATCAAATTCATCAGCATATATGACGATACAGAATTTTTGAATCAAGTACAGTATGACTTTTTGCGTGTAGATGAAAACCTAAAACCATTAAGATCAATTGCACAAGATGAAGGCAGACAATTCCTCTATTCCCCATCTGGGCAATCTTTGATTGATATGGTTGTAGATGCAGAACCAGGAACTGCAAGATATGTTGTATGGGTCTATGGCTTGGCACCTGAGGGAGTCGTTCCATCAACACCTGATGACTATCTGATTATCGAAGTGCCCATTTTTGCTGGTGAGGGAAGTACGACAATCCCTCCTGTAATTACCCCTCCTGCTCAAAACATTCCTGCATGGATTAAGAATAATGCAGGTTGGTGGGCAGAAGGTGCAATTGATGATAACTCCTTTGTCCAAGGAATTCAGTTCTTGATCAAAGAAGGAATCATGAAGATTCCACCTACGACACAAGGCGCAGGTTCTGGCTCTAATGAAATTCCTGCATGGATTAAGAATAATGCAGGTTGGTGGGCAGAAGGTGCAATTGATGATAACTCCTTTGTTCAGGGAATTCAGTTCTTGATCAAAGAAGGAATCATGAAGATTTCTTCTTAG
- a CDS encoding nucleotidyltransferase domain-containing protein: protein MPIQNKMLKQFMKDFVLELVKKYPGEIISFVLFGSATTGEWIRGKSDIDCIVIIKNRKLCREIEDYLTSLLLSLDAKYDLKLSDTCTSYKKTDNPALNLIFKTENKMMFGQPFYVVAQDQLDLKKFKITKDLKVEIGTRTIASIGLFLQRIKNTGVILYGKDIRKEIPKSVPTIEKIKASFNAMLLLMMSFVIFPYSPKSAFSHAVKANFWACDDVLFALDKPLSTTKQEVKEICSIFGKSEIDSDHLIQSLEYKKTKDDIKMKKGFVFGYMLKSTKFVYGLYAVTLRKLFQR, encoded by the coding sequence TTGCCAATTCAAAACAAAATGCTAAAGCAATTCATGAAAGACTTTGTATTAGAACTAGTCAAGAAATACCCTGGTGAAATTATCTCCTTTGTACTATTTGGCTCTGCTACCACTGGGGAATGGATACGCGGAAAATCAGACATTGACTGTATTGTGATAATCAAGAACAGAAAACTATGCCGAGAAATTGAAGACTATCTGACTAGTCTTTTACTTTCTCTTGATGCAAAATATGATTTGAAACTGTCTGATACTTGCACATCCTACAAAAAAACTGATAACCCCGCATTGAATCTAATTTTCAAGACTGAAAACAAGATGATGTTTGGTCAGCCATTTTATGTGGTGGCTCAAGACCAACTAGACTTGAAAAAATTCAAGATTACAAAAGATCTCAAAGTAGAGATTGGAACAAGAACTATTGCATCTATTGGATTATTCTTGCAGAGAATCAAAAACACCGGAGTCATTTTGTATGGTAAAGATATCAGAAAAGAAATTCCAAAATCGGTTCCAACAATTGAGAAGATAAAGGCGTCATTTAATGCAATGTTGTTATTGATGATGAGTTTTGTAATATTTCCATACAGTCCAAAGTCTGCATTCTCTCATGCAGTAAAGGCAAATTTTTGGGCATGTGATGATGTACTTTTTGCATTAGACAAGCCGTTGTCCACTACAAAACAAGAGGTAAAGGAAATCTGCTCTATTTTTGGCAAATCTGAAATTGATTCGGATCATCTAATCCAATCATTGGAATACAAGAAAACTAAAGATGACATAAAAATGAAGAAAGGATTTGTTTTTGGGTATATGTTAAAGAGCACAAAATTTGTTTATGGATTATATGCTGTAACTTTAAGAAAACTATTCCAACGGTAA